A single region of the Brachypodium distachyon strain Bd21 chromosome 3, Brachypodium_distachyon_v3.0, whole genome shotgun sequence genome encodes:
- the LOC104584106 gene encoding uncharacterized protein LOC104584106 produces MAKPWGLLSRFLLFSVAFALGMASNFLLRSLPNSATPTTTVIQLADTVPSAPPPPPPRAKKEDQQLGKEEGGGGGAGRVVMLHNMTDDELLLRASMTTASPRIKGISALQALGAPKVAFMFLVRGDLPLAPLWERFFEGHRGMYSVYVHPDPSYAGSPEKGSSFYGRRVPSKEARWGKSSIAEAERRLLANALLDVGNARFVLLSESCIPLFNFTTVHSYLTHSTTSFVELFDAPGFHVRGRYRPAMAPTVTPAHWRKGSQWFAADRGLALEAVADETYFPVFQQHCAPPCVMDEHYLPTFIAAFSGRSSRNANRTLTYARWTPGSPHPESYGKDLVTAELLEGVRNDRNCTTDGGLSDGEICYLFARKFLPAALPELLRLAPRIMGYG; encoded by the exons ATGGCGAAGCCGTGGGGGCTCCTCTCCCggttcctcctcttctccgtgGCGTTCGCGCTCGGCATGGCGTCCAACTTCCTCCTCCGATCCCTCCCCAACTCCGCCACCCCCACCACTACCGTGATCCAGCTCGCCGACACCGTCCCGtcggcaccaccgccgccaccgcctcgcgCGAAGAAAGAGGATCAGCAGCTTggcaaagaagaaggaggaggcggaggcgccggcAGAGTGGTGATGCTGCACAACATGACGGACgacgagctgctgctgcgggcgTCCATGACCACAGCGTCGCCGAGGATCAAAGGGATCAGCGCGCTGCAGGCGCTGGGCGCGCCCAAGGTGGCATTCATGTTCCTGGTGCGCGGGGACCTGCCACTGGCGCCGCTGTGGGAGAGGTTCTTCGAGGGGCACCGTGGGATGTACTCCGTCTACGTGCACCCGGACCCCTCCTACGCCGGCTCGCCGGAGAAAGGGTCCTCGTTCTACGGCCGCAGGGTGCCCAGCAAG GAAGCCCGGTGGGGCAAGTCCAGCATAGCGGAGGCCGAGCGGCGGCTCCTGGCCAACGCGCTCCTGGACGTCGGCAACGCACGCTTCGTCCTCCTCTCAGAGTCCTGCATCCCTCTCTTCAACTTCACCACGGTCCACTCCTACCTCACTCACTCCACCACCTCCTTCGTGGAGCTCTTCGACGCGCCGGGCTTCCACGTACGCGGCCGCTACaggccggccatggcgccgacGGTGACGCCGGCCCACTGGCGCAAAGGGTCCCAGTGGTTCGCGGCCGACCGCGGGCTGGCGCTTGAGGCCGTGGCCGACGAGACCTACTTCCCCGTGTTCCAGCAGCACTGTGCCCCGCCCTGCGTCATGGACGAGCACTACTTGCCCACCTTCATCGCCGCTTTCTCCGGGAGGAGTTCCCGGAACGCCAACCGGACGCTCACCTACGCCCGCTGGACGCCCGGGAGCCCGCACCCGGAGAGCTACGGCAAGGACCTGGTCACCGCCGAACTGCTGGAGGGTGTCAGGAATGACCGGAACTGTACAACCGACGGTGGCCTGAGTGACGGGGAGATTTGTTATCTTTTCGCGAGGAAGTTCTTGCCGGCCGCGTTGCCGGAGCTGCTTAGGCTGGCACCCAGGATCATGGGTTACGGCTGA
- the LOC100846014 gene encoding protein DETOXIFICATION 16 — MQKPGVEEPLLAAGSEENAVAGEAKQLLRLAGPLVASSILQCALQLVSVMFVGHLGELALAGASLATSLANVTGFSLLVGMASALDTLCGQAFGARQYDLLGVYKQRAMLVLALACVPIVLLWANTGRILLLMGQDAAIAAEAGAYARWLIPSLVPYVPLVCHVRFLQTQSIVVPVMASSAVMSLSHVLVCWALVHKAGMGSRGAALSNAISYTVNLVILSLYTRLSGACKRTWTGFSMEAFKDLRQFNQLAFPSAMMVCLEWWSFELLLLLSGLLPNPELETSVLSICLNTGALMFMVPSGLSAAISTRVSNLLGAGKPQAAKLATRVVICMALSEGLLISITMILLRNFWGYMYSNEDEVVTYIARMIPILAISFFIDGIHTSLSGVLTGCGEQKIGARVNLAGYYLAGIPLAVVLAFVLHLNGMGLWLGIVCGSLTKLMLLVWIVHSINWEKEVIKAKDMVLRSSLPVA; from the exons ATGCAGAAGCCGGGCGTAGAGGAGCCCCTTCTGGCGGCGGGATCCGAGGAGAATGCCGTGGCAGGGGAGGCGAAGCAGCTCCTCCGGCTGGCAGGGCCGCTGGTAGCAAGCAGCATCCTCCAATGCGCGCTGCAGCTAGTCTCCGTCATGTTCGTCGGCCATCTCGGCGAGCTCGCCCTGGCCGGCGCCTCCCTGGCCACATCCCTCGCCAACGTCACCGGCTTCAGCTTGCTGGTCGGCATGGCGAGCGCGCTGGACACGCTGTGCGGGCAGGCATTCGGCGCGCGGCAGTACGACCTGCTGGGCGTGTACAAGCAGCGGGCAATGCTGGTGCTGGCGCTGGCCTGCGTCCCGATCGTGCTCCTCTGGGCCAACACGGGCCGGATCCTCCTGCTGATGGGCCAGGACGCGGCCAtcgccgccgaggccggcgCCTACGCGCGATGGCTCATCCCGTCGCTCGTCCCCTACGTGCCCCTCGTCTGCCACGTCCGCTTCCTGCAGACGCAGAGCATCGTCGTGCCGGTCATGGCCAGCTCCGCCGTCATGTCGCTGAGCCACGTCTTGGTCTGCTGGGCACTGGTGCACAAGGCTGGCATGGGTAGCAGAGGCGCTGCGCTCAGCAACGCGATTTCTTACACCGTCAATCTGGTCATTCTCAGCCTGTATACCAGGCTGTCTGGCGCTTGCAAGAGGACATGGACCGGGTTCTCCATGGAGGCCTTCAAGGACCTGCGCCAGTTCAACCAGCTTGCATTCCCGTCGGCCATGATGGTCTG CTTGGAGTGGTGGTCGTTTGAACTGCTTCTGCTGCTCTCTGGTCTCCTGCCCAATCCTGAGCTTGAAACCTCAGTATTGTCGATATG TCTTAACACTGGGGCTCTCATGTTCATGGTCCCATCTGGTCTCAGTGCAGCCATAAG CACACGCGTTTCGAACCTACTTGGAGCGGGCAAACCTCAGGCAGCAAAGCTGGCAACCAGAGTAGTCATATGTATGGCCTTGTCTGAAGGCCTGCTAATCTCTATTACCATGATTTTGCTACGCAATTTCTGGGGTTATATGTACAGCAATGAGGATGAAGTGGTCACATACATTGCCCGGATGATACCCATTCTGGCAATATCCTTCTTCATTGATGGAATCCATACTTCTCTTTCAG GTGTCCTGACTGGATGTGGCGAGCAGAAGATTGGCGCACGCGTCAATCTCGCCGGCTACTACTTGGCAGGCATCCCCTTGGCTGTCGTACTTGCATTTGTTCTGCATCTGAATGGAATG GGGCTTTGGCTTGGCATTGTTTGCGGCAGCCTCACCAAACTTATGTTGCTCGTGTGGATTGTACATTCTATAAACTGGGAGAAGGAG GTAATTAAGGCAAAGGACATGGTGCTAAGATCTTCACTTCCGGTAGCATGA
- the LOC100846320 gene encoding receptor-like serine/threonine-protein kinase At2g45590 produces MPSRQPPLPSPPLPSPLAAHHHSRLRRLHSLAVAAAAAAAALLVVALALALLLLWLRRRKRRAAAARSKEGAERLERLSYRQLRRATGGFAAGGKLGQGGFGPVFRGALPPPRGGHGVGRPVAVKVMDAAGSLQGEREFHNEIAIASHLRATAAASSSSPDPDAAARSGDKARDSILLPFAYSMPTRTEGRARRMMLVYELMPNGSLQDALLGRRCPELVAEWPRRLAVARDVAAALHYLHSVLKPPVVHGDVKPSNVLLDTDLRARLADFGLAHVNSDPDPDCKLESGAIAEGGDVNGNADAGCDDDVSVMAESTVTTTVDGEGNVAPKSPEDDEGFTLASPAEAASTSGFDQTSVDSGMNSRSCNGVGSRTGGATSSGTGSDWWWRQDNGGSSNGVKDYVMEWIRSEIKKERPKNDWIAGSASTNPGAERKKQKRRAREWWREEYTDELAKKQKRRALAKSRSEQAGLQWWERDIDDDLDGKGQSKWNMVKSWSRRSNGSSGNGNGNGNGSINWWVNGARSSRDWASGEFVPKSSGAVSSTPSMRGTVCYVAPEYGGGGPLSERCDIYSYGVLLLVLISGRRPLQVSASPMSEFEKASLISWAKHLARASRLIDLVDPALKDVNHDEALLCITVALLCIQRSPARRPSSEELLRLLSGEGEPPHLPLEFSPSPPGGFPFKSRKKVR; encoded by the coding sequence ATGCCCTCTCGCCagcctcctctcccctccccgccgctgccgtctcCTCTTGCTGCCCACCACcacagccgcctccgccgtctccactccctggccgtcgccgccgccgcggcagccgcggcGCTCCTAGTGGTCGCGCTGGCGCtggccctgctgctgctgtggcttcggcggaggaagcggcgcgcggcggcggccaggtcCAAGGAAGGCGCGGAGAGGCTGGAGCGGCTGTCGTACCGGCAGTTGCGGCGCGCGACGGGCGGGTTCGCGGCGGGGGGCAAGCTGGGGCAGGGCGGGTTCGGCCCCGTGTTCCGCGGCGCGCTCCCGCCTccccgcggcggccacggcgtcgGGAGGCCCGTCGCCGTTAAGGTCATGGACGCCGCGGGGTCGCTCCAGGGCGAGCGGGAGTTCCACAATGAGATCGCGATCGCCTCCCATctccgcgccaccgccgccgcctcgtcgtcctctccTGACCCCGACGCGGCTGCCAGGTCCGGTGACAAGGCGCGTGACTCCATATTGCTTCCGTTCGCCTACTCGATGCCGACGCGGACCGAGGGCCGGGCGCGCCGGATGATGCTGGTGTACGAGCTGATGCCCAACGGCTCGCTGCAGGACGCGCTGCTGGGCCGGCGCTGCCCCGAGCTGGTGGCGGAGTGGCCGCGCCGACTCGCCGTGGCGCGTGAcgtggccgccgccctccaTTACCTTCACTCGGTGCTCAAGCCCCCTGTTGTGCACGGGGACGTCAAGCCCAGCAACGTCCTTCTCGACACGGACCTCCGTGCTCGCCTCGCCGACTTCGGCCTTGCCCACGTCAATTCGGACCCCGACCCTGACTGCAAGCTGGAGAGCGGTGCGATTGCAGAAGGAGGTGATGTCAATGGGAATGCCGATGCGGGATGTGATGATGATGTCTCCGTGATGGCTGAGAGCACTGTCACAACGACGGTTGATGGGGAGGGGAATGTTGCCCCCAAGTCGCCTGAGGATGATGAAGGCTTCACATTGGCATCACCGGCGGAGGCTGCATCCACTTCTGGGTTTGACCAGACCAGTGTTGACAGTGGGATGAACAGCCGCAGTTGCAATGGTGTCGGTTCACGCACTGGTGGTGCTACCTCGTCGGGGACTGGGAGCGACTGGTGGTGGCGACAGGACAATGGTGGGAGCAGCAATGGCGTAAAGGATTATGTCATGGAGTGGATAAGATCAGAGATCAAGAAGGAGCGCCCCAAGAATGATTGGATTGCAGGGTCAGCTTCGACCAACCCAGGGGcagagaggaagaagcaaaagcGTAGAGCTCGCGAGTGGTGGCGCGAGGAGTACACTGACGAGCTGGCAAAGAAGCAGAAACGCAGGGCACTTGCTAAATCAAGGAGCGAGCAGGCTGGGCTGCAATGGTGGGAGCGTGATATTGATGACGACTTGGATGGGAAGGGACAGTCCAAGTGGAACATGGTGAAGAGCTGGAGTCGAAGAAGTAATGGTAGCAgtggcaatggcaatggcaatggcaatggcagcATCAACTGGTGGGTTAATGGTGCAAGAAGCAGCCGTGATTGGGCAAGTGGAGAATTCGTGCCCAAGAGCAGCGGAGCAGTGAGCAGCACGCCTAGCATGCGCGGTACCGTGTGCTATGTTGCGCCGGAGTACGGTGGTGGCGGTCCTTTGTCCGAAAGATGCGATATCTATAGCTATGGTGTCCTGCTACTAGTTCTTATCTCCGGCAGACGGCCACTGCAAGTGTCAGCCTCACCCATGTCAGAGTTTGAGAAGGCAAGCCTGATATCATGGGCAAAGCACCTTGCACGGGCAAGCCGCTTGATTGATCTTGTTGACCCAGCCCTGAAAGATGTTAACCATGATGAAGCACTCCTCTGCATTACGGTTGCCCTCCTCTGCATACAGAGGTCTCCTGCTCGTCGGCCATCAAGTGAGGAGTTGCTCCGGTTGCTGTCCGGTGAGGGCGAGCCACCTCACCTGCCGCTGGAGTTCTCACCGTCCCCACCTGGTGGGTTCCCTTTCAAGTCCCGCAAGAAAGTCCGGTGA